The window TTTGTAATCCACCATGTTTGGTTCCAAGAACCTTTCTGGCTTGAAAACCAAAGGGTCATCCCAAGTCTTTGAATCCCTTCCAATGGCCCACACATTAACTAGAATTGTTGTCTCTTTAGGGATGTAATAGCCTAGCATCTTGCAAGGGTTCATGGCCATGTGCGGGACTAAAAAAGGGAGAGGAGGGTGAAGTCTCAGTGTTTCCCTGATGACTGCCTTTAGGTATGAGAGATTCTCAATGTCTTTATCTTCGAGCTTCTTGTCGAGGCTAATGGTGCTTCTCAACTCGGATTGGACTCTCTTCATTACTTTAGGGTTACGTAGAAGTTCAGCCATGGCCCATTCCAAAGTGCTTGTTGTTGTATCAGTCCCTGCCGTAAACATTTcctataagaaaaaatcatgacaATAATTAAGATtgttaatgatttaattttgtataCTATCTCCTAATAATTTCTTTACTATGGTTTGGAAAAAACCCAGCcccaatataaatattataattaatttttgtttttgaacatTAGTTAAAAGCAAAGATATTATAACTAGTTTAAACTCTGAGTCACGGGTTGCgtgaattaaatgaaatcaatcaaaaaaatatcattttaaaaaaaaattaaaaaaatcaaatctagttttgactaaatatattaattagtaGGGTTAACTAAGTCAAATAGAATcaactcaaaattaattttattttaaaatgcacTTAATCCGCAAGCCAAATCAATTGGGTTCTAAGTTGACCCACTAATTCATGTTGggtttgataaatatatttaaaagcaCTTTCAATTGTTGAGTGAATCCaatcattataatttattattattattcttaagtAAATACGTTtctgtaaaatatttattttaattttttatgtttgatttattcttaaaataaatgattaatgtAAAATACTTTATAATTAAAGAGAAGATAAgcttaaaataatagaaaattaacAACTCACggtttataaaagataaaaaaaaacattttaagagATTagcttcaatattaaattatgatctctattattaattaattcatgttttcttttcaatacatatttttcatacatacCAAACAGGCAAgtactaaaaaatattcaattattttttttaacataaccaaacaataaaaaatatataaaatgttttttaaatgaaatatatatttctaaaggcaaattattttacataaaacaaacgtatccttattttaaatatttcacgCCTGAATCCCACTCCAACCATGATTTACTACTGAAGGAGTATATTTTACAtcaatttttctatttcttcctccatgctttatttatttatttatttttattcctctatataatatataattaagaatGATCACACGGGTTGATCAAAAGTTGAACGAGTTGATATGTATCCAGACAGGAAGAACTACATTAAATTATGGGGGCCATGTGACCCCAAGCGTatgtctaaaattttaaaaatctttaattataCTCTTTAATTTTACGTGGTTTGCACTCTCAATAATCACTTAGTTCCTTATCTGCCTCCTCCAATCCAAAATTTTTGGTTCCACCGCGTGTATGTAGAGCTATAGTTTCCATAGTCCAAGTCATAGTTATAATTAGACCTAACTCGGAGTTGGATTATGAGATTGATTTTTACGtaaatctaataaaattctttttaaagatcaaaacaataatcttgaaaaaaaatcaatgaaattctAACCGAGTAACAGATTAATATGTCCAATCAACTAATTCAAtctggattgatttttttttaaaaaaagccaaCAGCTCAAGCTAGAGCTGATGAAGGTAAACCTATCAGCGGGGCGGAGTTTACTAACAGAGGTCTGAGCATAACAAAGCTGGCAAACGAGATGTTAATTACTAGGTAGACAATTATATTAACACAGGCTTTGCCGCCTCcgaacaaaaacacaaaattgtATGCAAAGATTTTGCTGGTGGCTGAGGTCtattaattttgtatatttgtattataattctTATACTTGTCTACTTAGTGGCATGTGTAAGAGATAGGACAGAAGAGATCAGAAGATCCAAAGGAAAAGAGATGCTACTTACAAAGACAATCACATTGATCGTTGTTGCAGAAAATCTAGAGGGTTCCTCCACGCCATCGCCACGAAACTCCAAAAGGACATCTAGGTAATCTTTCCTCTTGTCATCTCTACTATTTTCCTTTTGCACACTCTCTGTTCTTTCTTTGATGAACCCTCCTGCAATCTCAAAGGCTCTTGCAACATGGAACTGTGTCTTCCTCCTTATACCTTGTGGATCAAGCCATCTTAAAATTGGCAAAAAATCAGCCATGTTAGGCTTACCTGCCAACTCCGTGACCTTACCTGCATGCTGAAAAAACTCAGCTCCCTTCTCCGATTTTGGGTCCAATAAATCTTTAGAAAACATGAGGTTGCCAATAAGATTAAAAGCCATCAAGAAAATGTATCTCCCTAGGTCAATAGCGCTAGTGCCATTGGCGCTACCATCTTCTATGTATTGCAGCATGCCATCGATGCACCTAGTTCGTGCACCCTGCATGGCATCAAGGCGGCTAGTCACAAAGAATTCGGTGGTGCATAAGCGCCTTAACATGCGCCAATGCGGTCCATATTGGGCTGTGATTATAGACCCTTCATTGCCAAAATCACCTTTCATAGCCTCGTAGATTTTTCTCCCAGCCAACACCGCATCATGATTCTTGAACATCTCACGAGCCACTTCGCTCGAGGAAATGACCACGTTACACATGGACCCGAGCCAAATGGTCATGATTGGACCATGAACACGAGCCAAATTAGCAAAAGACTCGTGTGGTGCCCAACCCAACTGGAAGATGTTGCCAACCACTGGCAATGGTCGAGGCCCTGGTGGTAGCTGCCCTTGCTCTTCTGAACGACGGTAACGACGTTGAGTCACCACTGCCCATGCAACCCATAGCAAGACTGCTAGAACCAGACCTGCAATTTCATAGTCCATATCTTTCTTTGTGTGTATGACTAGTGCTGGTTTCTCTTGTACCCTAGGTAGGCTCCATTTTATATAGAATTCCATGCATGTCAGGTTAAATAGTGTATATTGATCAAGTAAAATTTGTATTCGTCTTCTTTTGATAGGAATCtcaaccatatatatatatatatgttgaataATTGCATGTAATCATTGCAGCAGAATTCGATtactatatcaaaataaaagagacaaaaatgatatattttttgtaatttttatttttaaaatataaaaatttactgcaaaattaattaattatcataaaaacatatttattttatatttatatttttatctttttaatgaaacatatttttatttcgattatatataataaaaattctctCTTCGATACTTAACAATTACAGATTAGACACAAGGTGAATCTGGTTTTGATTGATACTgaaatctttcaaaatcttaCTGCATCAGTTTTGGTATACAATAATTCAGATCCGTCGGCTTGGTCCCCTACCGGCCCATCCTGCGGTCCCAAAACCTTCAACATATCTTCTAAATGTTAGGTGAATTTATTAACTTATGTTGCATGAATTGATTGACTTAGTCCCCACTACTAATTTGATTCcaaatgcatcatttttttatgaaatccaaatacgtttgatttgttttataggTTGAATCCAGCCTATAAATGCTCAACGCATAATTTGCAGGGCGCCGCTAATTTGATTCCTTCGACTAAATTCCAAATTTTAGAGGTATTCTTTGCATTTTCAAGTTAGAGACGACAAGCTtcgtctctttttttatttttcccacGCTTTAACTGACTAGAGATTTCATTGAAACGCCATGACCACGTACAATGGGAAGGGACAACTCTTATAGAAGTAGTTGGAAAATCATAAATGAATATTGCTCCATGCCTCATGGTAGCAAGCTaatatttgatgatgattttatattattttttaatgtaatcttTTGTgtgaattcttttaatttaattaaaacttgcataaatttattattagctatgttgatttgattttaaatataaaaaatatagagttataaaaattgaactcgtgatatcatttaattattaaagttaCAATATTATgtcaaaaagatattttaaattttaaattttaaattttttttgggtgaaaaaacaataatattactTATGTTACGTGCCTTCTAATGCATCCAAATCAAAATCAGACTAGTTAAAAAGGTACATGTAAATATGTTCATAAAGGATGACAAAAGTAATTAAGAAGTTTGTAAATCTTAAGGTGGTTAAAAGGGAacaaatgtgtgtgtgtgtgtatttgagGTGGTCGGGATTTAATTAGTTAAGTTATGTCTTcttctaataattaaatttcttatGGATTTCTATTGAAATGTGTACgagttcaattttttattatatgaagaTGTCACGCATTAAACAAtgaaaactttataaatttattaattgttttgtctagaaaaaaaaaatctttaataaaacTAGTATTTTACTAATCCTCAAGCCATCAGAACTAAAACATATTATCTACAAGTACGTATTTAGGCCTAGGTTTTTTTCTAAGTAAAATCACAGAAAGGTTCCTCACCTCCTTCCGTATTAACTCTTATTTTCTGTTGTTTAGTCATTAATTAAATGGCTAATTAATAACTacttttcaataaatcaaacgATGATTTATTTCCCCCCTTGTAGTTTGACGAGTAAGAAGTAGGCAAAAAGATTTTCACTTTCCTTCTACGAAACGACGACAAGGAACGCATAATTTGAGTGATTCGCGATGACCTCCGAATCCCCCATACACATGCATTATTAAGACAAGCCATCTAGTGGGAATGAAATAATCCAAATGGAAgagtaagattaaaaaaacatgaccaGATCCTCAAGTAGAGCTGGACCAAGACAACAAATGATGTAAtcaataagaataaaaagactttcataaaaattatctgAAAAAACTATTTCCCGTAGCGATTGTGTCTCTATACACCATTTACTATTCATTACAACAATATAATTACTATATTATTCATTAGTCATTTGATCTTTTAACTTGGCTATGGGGTGTTAGGTTGGTCTTTTCAACATCTTTTGAGGATTGTATGGGgttatgttttttaatgcataataaaattattagtgTAACgctttaataaaataatctaatgtCTTTTGTATTGTCGATACACGATGTCGCGCGACagctccatttttttatttaataaaaagataattttgaaaaaattaagatttaattggagtcgccatctagtaatttgagggaattAGAAATCTCAAATTAGACACTAGTCTCATAGATTCAGGTACtaggttagttatgattaaaagAAGGTAAACATCACTCTTAAAATATCCTTTCAAGAGAAAGGTTACCTTgatccatattttatttttaaacttttgacAACGGtcctttttttgtaaaaaaaggcGTGTCGACAAACAATGTTCattcttaaaaagaaagattatgTTGGTATCGCAAAAAAATAGGCATAACCCATacttgagaattgagctttggAACCGCGCACGATGACGGGATAAAATGGGAGTTAGACCCGcgtcattattcttttttatatttatttcaggtattttacaaaatacaaagaaaattttacaaatagttgtataaaaaataaataaaataccacTAGGAACCCCCAAAATTACATGAGTGCCATTGTATaagtaaaagactgaaataccttTGCACTTCTAAGAAAATACCCATGTGGCGCGTGTAGCTCATGCGTGGCCACTGTTGGAGATGTGAAATTCTTCGGCGAGATTCCAGGCCAAAAAGGATAGATTACGGTAGATCTAGGGGAGACGATTATTATGACAGTGGTTTCGATGACCGTTGATGGCTGATGAGAGAGAATCGATGGTTTGAAGCTTCGTGTGGCCGAAGATGTCGTGGCCTTTATCCGCAAAGATACGACAGAGAAAGCGATGAAAAATGCCTAGGGTTTTCTAGTGAGTAGGTGAggaacctttctgtggtggtccGGACTCTTTAGGTGGCCGGAGTTGGGAGAGCCGTGTAGAGAGAGGATCGCCAGCGAGAAGAGGGAGAATCTCTTAGATCTGTTATGGTGTGGACGTTAGCATGGTAACTTGGGGCATCGAATCTCATGGACCGTTGGATTAGTTATGAATTCGATGGCCGTTGATGGCTGATGAGAGAGAATCGACGGTTTGAAGCTTCGGGTGGCCGAAGATGTCGTGGCCTTTTTCCGCAAAGATACGACAGAGAAAGCGATGAAAAATGCCTAGGGTTTTCTAGCGAGTAGGTGAGGAACCTTTATGTGGTGGTCCGGACTCTTTAGATGGCCGGAGTTGGGAAAGCCGTGTAGAGAGAGGATTGCCAGCGAGAGGAGGGAGAATCTCTTAGATCTGCTATGGTGCGGACGTTAGCATGGTAACTTGGGGCATCGAATCTCATGGATCGTTGGATTAGTTATGAATTGATCATACGGCTACGGTTTGCttgatatgaaaattaataGACGACCCCGATTGTCAGATCTTTGCTTCAGTATGATAGGATGCACTTGAGGCTTGGTATACCAGGTGACGTGATACGCCAGGATTAAAGGACAGACCGTTTAAAGGGCTCAGATGAATTTCAGTTTTAATCCAGTGTACTTTGCCTTATTTGATCAGCTCTAATCAAGGGTCCATAACTAAATACTATTtgatctaacggttaggatattttttggtattttttaaattattatttttttaaatcaataccTTTGTCgcttgaagaaaaactaaaaaaacatgaatagtaTAAGCATGAGGATTCACTTCTTCCTTTGTGTTCTCTTTtactggcttttatagccaatGACTAGGGCCTAGCGGAACAGGGCATTTATAACTAGGAGACACGGCTTTGTCCGAAGAAAAAATTTCACATGCCTCAACTGCACCAACTACTGCAATAAATATTTctgcattatttatttgtataatgataaatatatatgtgTGGGTAAAACTAAACGCGGATCAGTATTAGAAAATACACGTTCAGCAGctaaaaattaactttgattaC is drawn from Populus nigra chromosome 5, ddPopNigr1.1, whole genome shotgun sequence and contains these coding sequences:
- the LOC133694068 gene encoding cytochrome P450 76A2-like, with the protein product MEFYIKWSLPRVQEKPALVIHTKKDMDYEIAGLVLAVLLWVAWAVVTQRRYRRSEEQGQLPPGPRPLPVVGNIFQLGWAPHESFANLARVHGPIMTIWLGSMCNVVISSSEVAREMFKNHDAVLAGRKIYEAMKGDFGNEGSIITAQYGPHWRMLRRLCTTEFFVTSRLDAMQGARTRCIDGMLQYIEDGSANGTSAIDLGRYIFLMAFNLIGNLMFSKDLLDPKSEKGAEFFQHAGKVTELAGKPNMADFLPILRWLDPQGIRRKTQFHVARAFEIAGGFIKERTESVQKENSRDDKRKDYLDVLLEFRGDGVEEPSRFSATTINVIVFEMFTAGTDTTTSTLEWAMAELLRNPKVMKRVQSELRSTISLDKKLEDKDIENLSYLKAVIRETLRLHPPLPFLVPHMAMNPCKMLGYYIPKETTILVNVWAIGRDSKTWDDPLVFKPERFLEPNMVDYKGRHFEFIPFGSGRRMCPAMPLASRVLPLALGSLLLSFDWILPDDLKPEDVDMTEKMGITLRKNVPLKVIPAPYKGSSDHYGF